Within Metabacillus sp. KUDC1714, the genomic segment ATCATAATCAATATATACGACCTCTGAAGTTGATTCATTAATATACACTGGATATCCATTTCCGGTATATCCCATATATATGAATCTATCACACATTTTTCCTAAACTATTATTTTGTTCACTAAGTCTAATCCCCCCTCCATTGGTAGATGATTCGAATGTCAGAAAATGTGTAGTATACAGAAAAAAGAAATTTGAAAGTATTTCCTAATTAAAATATTACATTTTTAATCTTAAGTTTACAATTAATTCCTGTATATTTTCAGCAACAACATCGAAAGAACCTTTTTCAAAATCTTCTAAGTGAACTCTTCCACTACTGTTCTCAATAACTACCAACAACCCATTCCCCTCAATTCCAATAGGTATATTCTTTAACCTATCCCCATGATTTAATTTATATCCCTCTATTGACTCTCTGACGGAATTTATTTCAGTATTCGGTAGAACAGGTTCTAATTTAATATAATGTTTTTTGAAAAATCCATCTAAGTCAGTAAACCAATACGAGTTAAAATAATCTATTATTGAACTATGCAAGGTTATTTCAAATTCCTCTTCTAATTTTTTAAAATCTATAGAAACATTCATTTCTACAGGCATCCATGAGATATATTCGTCCTCATCAACTTCACCTTCATAAATAATTGAATTATCATCTTCATTAGTTACTGGTGTTTTAAATAAAAAATCTAAACCTTCATCAGCTACGTCTTTCCTGATCTGAAAATATTTTTCCATTGCTTCTTTAGTAGTCAAAAATATCACCCTATTCCACCCTTGTAATGAAATCTCCTACGGATTTCTTTATTAACTTCCTGCATTGTAGTTAAATCTTCATGAGATGATCCCCTGTATTTTCATCCGATTTTGGACATATCCCGTATTACTCTCACTTTCTATATACAAAAAAGAGTGATAGTTTATTAAACTAACACCCATAAGGTTAACATCTTTATTTTTAGAGTTCATCTATGCTTGCTAATTTGCTTTTTAGAATTAATAATTCAAGTATGTCATATACACCTCAACTCGCAATTGTTTTATTCTTCATCCTCATAAAATAAATCACCCAAAAATTCATTGATATCATTTGCTAGAAAATACATATTACTCATATCATCAGGGTTTTCTGATTCTTGCTCATGATCCCAAAAATAAATATTATCGTAATAAGTATCTTTTGTTCCTAAGCATACAGTATTACCAGCTGGATCATCTGCAATTGGAATAAATTCACTTGGTAATCTTTCATTCATTATATCTATAAAGTCTGTTAAATTATCGTACATATCACCGATTCCATAAAACACATTTAATACACTTGGACCTTGTTCATCCGATATTTTAAATAAATTAGGTTTTACTTTTCCTCCATTCCATTTTAGTAAAAACTTCTTATAAAGCTCTGTTAATTTAACATCATTTTCACTTTCGAATTGTACTATTTGTTCTAATGAAAGATTATGATTTGAACCAAAAATTTCCGCCATATAAACCCTCCTAATTATTTCCTATTTATGGCGCTAACTCCACCAGTAAGCTTTGGAGTGATATTTCAATTGGGCTGAAAATGTTTGTTATTTACAGTTAATTCATTAATCAAGTACTCGTCATAAATTAAAACATACAAAGACACAAAAAAGACAGATGAATCATCTGCCTTTCTTTAAACTATTGAGTTGCAGTTCATCATGTATATAGCAACTAATTGTGTTCCTTGTTACGTTTTAGTAGAGTCCCAGAGGACATATACTATAAAAATGGACTTTAATCTTACCTACATTTCAAATATCATTTCCCATAAATATCTGAAGTGTAAGAAACTATGATGAAAAGGATAAAAACTTCAATTTTCAACACTTTCTTTAATTTTATTTTTCCAAACTAATAAGAGTTCTTTAAATTCTTTAGTTTCTATTTTTTGAATATATGGTTCTTCATTTCTAAAAAAGTGTTCAATCTCTGTCTCATCTTTTTTTATAAGAACGCTTGTTGCATTTAGTTGAATTTCAAAGTCTTCATAAGAACCATTTAAGACATTTTCAATATCATCAATATACTCTTCTGCCTCTGTTTCAGTAGTAATATCTTCGATAAAATCTGAAAAAAGACAAATTTCTTCCGGTAATATTATTCTATATACATCAAATGGATCCTTCTTAAATTGAAAAAAATATTTCATAAACTCTTTTTCTCCTATAAGTTTATTTTTTATATAAGGGATATGCTGTTGCAATCGTTCCATCCTTGTTTAGATACATTTCTATTTTAATTCCAGTTGAAGAGATGCCCAAGTATTTATTTGGACCAATTTGTTTTTTATTATTAAAGGCATCCTCAATTGCTACTAGCACTTGAACACGATCCCATTCTTTAGGAAAGAAACTTGAAGTTGCTTTCTTCCTAATTCCATTAATTTCAACCTTCGCTTTATAAACTCCGTTTTTATCAGGTATAGATTCACTTCCAGGAATAATCTTACCGCCCATCATACTCTCATGATGATAACCTACAGCTTTTCCATGTCTATTAATCTCTCCATGATAAATATGTTTCATTGTACCTGTTGTATATTTACCATCACTAATACCAACACCACTAAAAGAAAACTTTGACAAAACCCTATCAAAAACCTTCTTAACCGCTTCAGTATCCATCACTTTAAACGGGATCTTTGTGCCTTCACCAATTAAACTGTAAGCCAAATTGTTATGATCATTCATTTCATTCAACAATACAT encodes:
- a CDS encoding SecY-interacting protein Syd, whose amino-acid sequence is MEKYFQIRKDVADEGLDFLFKTPVTNEDDNSIIYEGEVDEDEYISWMPVEMNVSIDFKKLEEEFEITLHSSIIDYFNSYWFTDLDGFFKKHYIKLEPVLPNTEINSVRESIEGYKLNHGDRLKNIPIGIEGNGLLVVIENSSGRVHLEDFEKGSFDVVAENIQELIVNLRLKM
- a CDS encoding SMI1/KNR4 family protein; the encoded protein is MAEIFGSNHNLSLEQIVQFESENDVKLTELYKKFLLKWNGGKVKPNLFKISDEQGPSVLNVFYGIGDMYDNLTDFIDIMNERLPSEFIPIADDPAGNTVCLGTKDTYYDNIYFWDHEQESENPDDMSNMYFLANDINEFLGDLFYEDEE
- a CDS encoding tRNA-Val4, producing MKYFFQFKKDPFDVYRIILPEEICLFSDFIEDITTETEAEEYIDDIENVLNGSYEDFEIQLNATSVLIKKDETEIEHFFRNEEPYIQKIETKEFKELLLVWKNKIKESVEN